A single region of the Bartonella harrusi genome encodes:
- a CDS encoding peptidase domain-containing ABC transporter, whose translation MAIVLRLLGLVNPFIFQAIIDRILPFQRVESLYIIVILMIAIMLFSTALSSLSGYLGAYLANRLTLEFARRIYTHVLSLSLPVLSSWQVGELFTRIGEVDTIRGFLTGTIATTVLNVLFAIIYIAALFSISPKLTFIVLIILPLQMGSLAVVGPFLRHQLRRTFTLQAAHQSRLIESFTNLEAIKAHVKEPAHTIRMQETLTRSLDQSLTTSKLHLLNGAMSHIFGDLFTIFIIFFGAQAVLQNQITLGQLIAFHLLAGNVSGPILSLASLWEEWQHLKISRLRLGDILNTPSEWEVEKPPLQLTTTPLLEANDLCFSYGEKPIISHLNVCLQAGKPIMLLGPSGCGKTTLAKLLCGLYPPTSGKIFINNQPLQNFDIRSVRETIAYFPQNPCLFSGTILENMLLAKPDATTDEINAALYASACHYLIAQLPQGLETQVGEQGGFLSGGQRQRLALACFFLINPSLLILDEPTSALDDTVSAQIVEHLYKLSQERIVLVITHKRDLFPQHATVLNFADLEVKNDG comes from the coding sequence GTGGCCATTGTTTTGCGCTTACTCGGCTTGGTCAATCCTTTTATTTTCCAAGCGATTATCGACCGTATCTTACCCTTTCAGCGTGTAGAAAGCCTTTATATTATCGTTATCCTTATGATTGCTATCATGCTGTTTAGCACGGCTCTTAGCTCCCTCTCGGGCTATTTAGGAGCTTATTTAGCCAATCGGCTGACTCTAGAATTTGCACGTCGTATTTACACCCATGTGTTAAGCCTCTCATTACCTGTCTTATCTTCTTGGCAGGTAGGAGAACTGTTCACACGAATCGGAGAGGTTGATACAATTCGTGGTTTTTTAACGGGAACCATTGCGACAACCGTCCTGAATGTTCTTTTTGCCATTATTTATATTGCTGCACTCTTTTCCATTAGTCCGAAACTCACTTTTATCGTTCTTATCATCTTACCCTTACAAATGGGTTCTTTAGCAGTGGTCGGTCCCTTTTTACGCCACCAATTACGCCGCACTTTCACTCTGCAAGCAGCCCATCAATCGCGCCTTATTGAAAGTTTTACCAATCTTGAAGCCATAAAAGCGCATGTAAAAGAGCCAGCCCATACAATACGCATGCAAGAAACTCTAACTCGTAGCTTAGATCAAAGCCTTACAACCAGTAAATTGCATCTTCTCAATGGAGCCATGAGTCATATTTTTGGTGATCTTTTCACTATCTTTATTATCTTTTTTGGTGCTCAAGCAGTTCTTCAAAACCAGATTACGCTAGGGCAACTTATTGCCTTTCATCTCCTTGCCGGTAATGTTTCTGGTCCTATCTTAAGTCTTGCCTCTTTATGGGAAGAATGGCAGCACTTAAAAATCTCTCGCCTTCGTTTGGGCGATATTCTTAATACCCCATCAGAATGGGAAGTAGAAAAACCTCCTCTTCAGCTCACTACAACACCCCTTCTTGAAGCCAACGATCTTTGTTTTTCTTATGGAGAAAAACCTATTATCAGCCACCTTAATGTCTGTTTACAAGCTGGAAAACCGATTATGTTGCTTGGTCCTTCAGGATGTGGAAAAACAACCTTGGCTAAGCTCCTTTGTGGTCTCTACCCGCCAACAAGTGGAAAGATATTCATTAACAACCAACCTTTACAGAACTTTGATATCCGCAGTGTGCGTGAAACAATCGCCTATTTCCCCCAAAATCCTTGCCTTTTTTCTGGAACCATTCTTGAAAATATGCTTCTCGCCAAACCAGATGCCACAACAGATGAAATCAACGCTGCACTATATGCTAGTGCTTGTCACTATTTGATTGCTCAGTTGCCTCAAGGACTAGAAACACAAGTGGGAGAGCAAGGTGGATTTTTATCAGGTGGTCAGCGCCAACGCTTGGCTTTGGCTTGTTTCTTTCTCATAAACCCAAGCCTTCTTATTTTGGATGAGCCAACCTCCGCATTGGATGATACTGTCAGTGCACAGATTGTTGAACATTTATATAAACTTTCGCAAGAACGCATCGTTCTCGTTATTACCCACAAACGTGATCTTTTTCCTCAGCACGCAACTGTCTTAAACTTTGCTGATCTGGAGGTAAAAAATGACGGATAA
- a CDS encoding HlyD family type I secretion periplasmic adaptor subunit yields the protein MTDKTPRLRPLSPTLHMVIIVLVTLFFFIVIGSFVTKTEIVARGQGTVIPTAYVQLVQAQNTGRIEKILVKEGQFVHQGDLLIQLDQREAINERARVQADIAQQTLQAQIATAILTALRESDPLDKDFVTKGLAYLQDVPSSGNKTVRIEGEKLISATLQSLQNKLRALKAQADRVEHSGATQHAQLDRLEDDRQLSQGKLKAAKSLIETKVISQALYLERLHDLKNVEHEILINQKRLEENAAEIDTLRQQRQSLISDEIARYRQLSRETELNLQGLKAKLDSTQYRLDHLSLYAPVDGRIDDLSIHTLGGFIEAGKTLMRIVPVTGGLIVEAFFDNRDIGFLEKNQRAYVKFSAFPPERFGVIYGTVVNVGATARYDKEINGAYAVLIKIDRDHLNLNGKQLKFIPGMTVTADVITAKRRLISYFFEPITKILKQSLQER from the coding sequence ATGACGGATAAAACACCTCGTTTACGCCCTTTGTCACCAACGCTTCATATGGTGATTATCGTTTTGGTCACGTTATTCTTCTTTATTGTGATTGGCAGCTTTGTCACAAAAACAGAAATCGTTGCACGAGGGCAAGGAACGGTCATTCCCACCGCCTATGTTCAACTCGTACAAGCACAAAATACAGGTCGTATTGAGAAAATTCTTGTAAAAGAAGGACAATTTGTTCATCAAGGGGATCTCCTTATCCAATTGGATCAACGCGAAGCCATCAATGAACGCGCACGCGTTCAAGCCGATATTGCGCAACAAACCCTTCAAGCACAAATCGCAACAGCTATTTTAACAGCTTTGCGTGAAAGTGATCCTTTAGATAAAGATTTTGTGACCAAAGGGCTTGCCTATCTACAAGACGTCCCTTCTTCTGGAAACAAAACGGTAAGAATCGAAGGGGAAAAACTTATTAGCGCTACCCTTCAATCTCTACAAAATAAATTAAGGGCGCTAAAAGCACAAGCGGACCGCGTCGAGCACAGCGGTGCAACACAACATGCGCAATTAGATAGGCTGGAAGATGATCGTCAATTAAGCCAAGGAAAATTAAAAGCTGCAAAAAGCCTGATAGAAACAAAAGTTATCAGCCAAGCTCTTTATTTAGAGCGTTTACATGATCTTAAAAATGTAGAGCATGAGATTTTAATCAATCAAAAGCGTCTAGAAGAAAATGCCGCTGAAATAGATACCCTCCGCCAACAACGACAAAGCCTTATTTCCGATGAAATTGCCCGCTATCGTCAACTTTCTCGTGAAACAGAATTAAATCTTCAAGGGTTAAAAGCAAAACTTGATAGTACTCAATATCGTCTTGATCACTTATCACTCTACGCCCCCGTTGATGGTCGCATTGATGATTTAAGTATCCACACTTTGGGCGGATTTATCGAGGCTGGTAAAACTCTCATGCGTATTGTCCCTGTCACCGGCGGCCTCATTGTCGAAGCATTTTTTGATAACCGAGATATTGGCTTTTTAGAAAAAAACCAACGTGCTTATGTAAAGTTTTCCGCCTTTCCTCCTGAACGTTTCGGCGTTATTTACGGTACAGTTGTTAATGTAGGCGCGACAGCGCGCTATGATAAAGAAATTAATGGGGCTTATGCAGTTTTAATCAAAATTGACCGAGATCATCTCAATTTGAATGGTAAACAGCTTAAATTTATCCCCGGCATGACCGTGACAGCTGATGTCATTACAGCAAAACGGCGTTTAATTTCCTACTTCTTTGAACCTATCACTAAAATTTTAAAACAATCTCTACAGGAAAGATAA
- a CDS encoding toxin-activating lysine-acyltransferase yields the protein MRVNENPPPSLIDSLTALGVMVVLMLQSPLHRRWKIWDIEFNIGPALRTGQYRLYKNERGEFCAFITWAFLDEKNHQSMLEKGELLPHANWQGGEYVWFIDYVAPHGNTAAIVRDMQRHVFPHQKYFYAVRRNEDGGIRKIARWCSYRPQSSSQ from the coding sequence ATGCGTGTAAATGAAAACCCTCCACCATCGCTCATAGATTCCCTCACAGCTTTAGGAGTTATGGTGGTTTTAATGCTTCAATCCCCCTTACACCGCCGTTGGAAAATTTGGGATATCGAATTCAACATAGGACCAGCCTTACGTACTGGACAGTATAGGCTCTATAAAAATGAACGTGGAGAATTTTGCGCGTTTATCACTTGGGCTTTTTTAGATGAAAAAAATCATCAATCTATGCTTGAAAAAGGAGAGCTTTTGCCTCATGCCAATTGGCAAGGCGGAGAATATGTGTGGTTCATTGATTATGTCGCACCACACGGTAATACCGCTGCTATTGTTCGCGATATGCAACGGCATGTGTTTCCTCATCAAAAATATTTCTATGCCGTCCGACGGAATGAAGACGGTGGAATACGGAAAATTGCCCGCTGGTGTAGCTATAGACCCCAGAGCTCTTCACAGTAG
- a CDS encoding superoxide dismutase: MAFELAALPYDYDALSPYMSRETLEYHHDKHHLAYLTNTNNFVKYEGLENESLEDIVKKSFGKNVGLFNNAAQYYNHNHFWHWMKKGGGGQKLPEKLTKAVESDLGGYDKFRTDFIAAASAQFGSGWAWVAVKDGKLAIMKTPNGENPLVHDAQPILGVDVWEHSYYIDYRNARPKYLEAFVDHLINWDYVLKLYEDCGF; this comes from the coding sequence ATGGCTTTTGAATTGGCCGCGTTGCCTTATGATTATGACGCCCTTTCGCCCTATATGTCACGCGAGACACTTGAATACCACCATGATAAGCATCATCTCGCTTATCTTACCAATACCAACAACTTTGTAAAATATGAAGGTTTAGAAAACGAAAGCCTTGAAGATATTGTTAAAAAAAGTTTTGGAAAAAATGTTGGTTTATTTAATAATGCAGCGCAATATTACAATCATAACCATTTTTGGCATTGGATGAAAAAAGGTGGAGGAGGTCAAAAACTTCCTGAAAAATTAACAAAAGCTGTTGAATCTGATCTAGGTGGTTATGATAAATTTCGTACAGATTTTATTGCTGCTGCCAGTGCCCAGTTTGGTTCTGGATGGGCGTGGGTTGCTGTTAAGGATGGCAAGCTTGCAATTATGAAAACACCTAATGGTGAAAATCCTTTAGTTCATGATGCTCAACCTATTTTGGGTGTCGATGTGTGGGAGCATTCCTATTACATTGATTACCGCAATGCGCGCCCAAAATATCTTGAAGCTTTCGTAGATCATTTAATTAATTGGGATTATGTTTTAAAACTTTATGAAGATTGCGGCTTTTAA